A genome region from Chthonomonas sp. includes the following:
- the purL gene encoding phosphoribosylformylglycinamidine synthase subunit PurL — MSAIAVDVYRSMGLNDFEFSRICELLEREPSYTELGMFAVMWSEHCGYKYSRPVLNYFKKYKEAMEGDGLENAGVVPLGDGWGVTMKIESHNHPSAVEPYQGAATGVGGIIRDIFTMGARPIASLNSLRFGPIHDGGADPEVVKRNRYLFSRVVAGIGGYGNCVGVPTVGGEVSFHPRYSGNPLVNAMSVGMVRMDEIATAGAGGPGNPVIYMGSATGRDGIHGATFASDALGEDNEDKRPNVQIGDPFAEKLLIEATLEALRTGAVHSIQDMGAAGLTCSTIEMSSKGGVGMTINLDMVPARENDMSGYELMLSESQERMLAVAHRGREQEVLDVFRKWGIHAVVIGEVTANPVVTIRRHGEVIAEVNPKLLTDFCPTYTSPSAVPDYFREATSFDIGTIPVADLAASLKALMGSANLSSRRWVYQQYDQEVQTQTAFGPSEADGAVLAPRGTERGLSFSVDGNGRWVYLDPYVGGQLAVCEAARNVACTGALPTAVTDGLNYGNPQQPHIYWQFDESVRGIADAAEALGTPVISGNVSFYNESDLGEVLPTPLIGMLGVIKCASNRKPSKVTGKNSVALLLYYSREIAPQQGLGASSYLAEVHGVENGRPLSPDLPKERDLCNFLVAAAEQNLFEAAHDCSEGGLVFALAELCVLSHCGAKATTDIAAMNGLERADARWFGEFPGQVVVAASEQNVDAILKLASSFGLEVDRFGTFTGDNDALDVDNIHLKLGELSELYEGCIPSVMSGK, encoded by the coding sequence ATGAGCGCAATTGCGGTTGATGTGTATCGGTCCATGGGCCTGAATGACTTCGAGTTTAGCCGCATTTGTGAGCTTTTGGAGCGTGAACCGAGCTACACCGAACTCGGCATGTTCGCCGTAATGTGGAGCGAGCACTGCGGCTACAAGTACTCGCGCCCGGTGCTCAACTATTTTAAGAAATACAAGGAGGCGATGGAAGGCGATGGCCTGGAAAACGCCGGCGTGGTACCCCTCGGCGATGGCTGGGGCGTGACCATGAAGATTGAGAGTCACAACCACCCGTCCGCGGTGGAGCCTTACCAGGGAGCGGCCACCGGGGTCGGCGGCATCATCCGCGACATTTTCACAATGGGCGCGCGCCCCATTGCCAGCCTCAACAGCCTGCGCTTCGGCCCGATTCACGACGGCGGCGCCGACCCTGAGGTCGTCAAGCGCAATCGCTATCTGTTCTCTCGCGTGGTCGCAGGCATCGGCGGCTACGGCAACTGCGTGGGGGTGCCTACCGTCGGCGGGGAAGTTTCCTTCCACCCGCGCTACAGCGGCAACCCGCTGGTCAACGCGATGAGCGTCGGCATGGTCCGCATGGACGAGATCGCGACGGCGGGTGCGGGTGGTCCCGGCAACCCGGTGATCTACATGGGTTCGGCCACAGGACGCGATGGCATTCACGGCGCGACCTTTGCCAGCGATGCCTTGGGCGAGGACAACGAAGACAAGCGTCCGAACGTCCAAATCGGCGATCCCTTTGCCGAAAAGCTCCTCATTGAAGCCACCCTTGAAGCGCTGCGAACCGGCGCGGTTCACTCGATTCAGGATATGGGCGCGGCGGGCCTCACCTGCAGCACCATCGAAATGTCCAGCAAGGGCGGCGTCGGCATGACCATCAATCTCGACATGGTGCCCGCCCGCGAAAACGACATGAGTGGCTACGAACTGATGCTCAGCGAGAGTCAAGAGCGCATGCTGGCGGTCGCGCATCGGGGCCGCGAACAAGAGGTTCTCGACGTATTTCGCAAGTGGGGCATCCACGCGGTGGTCATCGGGGAAGTCACGGCCAACCCGGTTGTGACGATCCGCCGTCACGGCGAGGTAATCGCCGAGGTGAACCCGAAGCTACTCACCGATTTCTGCCCGACCTACACCTCGCCGAGCGCGGTGCCGGACTACTTCCGCGAAGCAACCAGTTTTGACATCGGGACGATTCCGGTGGCCGATCTTGCCGCTTCGCTGAAAGCCCTCATGGGCAGCGCGAACCTCAGTAGTCGCCGATGGGTGTATCAACAGTACGACCAAGAAGTGCAAACCCAAACCGCATTCGGCCCGAGCGAGGCCGATGGCGCGGTCTTGGCTCCGCGCGGAACCGAGCGCGGCCTCAGCTTCTCGGTGGATGGCAACGGACGCTGGGTGTATCTAGACCCCTATGTGGGCGGACAATTAGCGGTGTGCGAGGCCGCGCGCAACGTCGCCTGCACTGGTGCCCTCCCGACCGCGGTGACGGACGGCCTCAACTACGGCAACCCGCAACAGCCCCATATTTACTGGCAGTTCGACGAAAGCGTGCGCGGGATTGCCGATGCGGCGGAGGCGTTGGGCACACCGGTCATCAGCGGCAACGTGAGCTTTTACAACGAAAGCGACCTTGGCGAAGTGCTGCCAACCCCGCTGATTGGCATGCTGGGCGTCATAAAGTGCGCATCGAACCGCAAACCAAGTAAGGTCACGGGGAAGAATAGCGTCGCATTGCTACTATACTATTCCCGGGAAATTGCACCTCAGCAAGGTTTGGGGGCGTCGAGTTACCTCGCCGAAGTTCATGGCGTGGAGAACGGGCGACCACTTTCACCAGACTTGCCAAAGGAGCGTGACCTCTGCAACTTCTTGGTTGCGGCTGCCGAGCAGAACCTGTTCGAAGCCGCCCACGATTGTAGTGAAGGGGGACTGGTGTTCGCGCTAGCCGAACTCTGCGTGCTGAGTCACTGCGGAGCCAAGGCAACCACGGACATCGCCGCCATGAATGGATTAGAGCGGGCCGATGCGCGCTGGTTTGGGGAGTTCCCCGGCCAGGTAGTAGTGGCCGCTTCTGAACAGAATGTTGACGCGATATTGAAGTTAGCGTCGTCTTTCGGTTTGGAAGTTGATCGGTTTGGCACCTTCACCGGTGACAACGACGCGCTTGATGTGGACAATATTCACCTGAAGTTGGGCGAATTGTCTGAGCTTTATGAGGGGTGTATTCCCTCGGTCATGTCGGGCAAATAG
- a CDS encoding tetratricopeptide repeat protein, whose amino-acid sequence MKQLLKNLAILAVLMTAAIAPAQSGAADDPKVQIVEAANKYKAGDLAGAIGQLEAALDKSPDNVELLSWLGFFYIKDNANAKAVAVLERAQKLRPDDLEVMNNLGNAYLAVGNSEGALDQYRMVVEKKPDQAEAWYNIGGLSLRKKDYKGAIAAYKKAMELRPEAADPFTVNNLGIAYEGNNQLMEAADCYQKAVAGRPEEVLFNRNAGFALLRLKKEAEAVPYLEVVAKSGQDMDATFALAQIYLKQGKKVDALEMFEALEATKGNQSDYWYNLGVLRSSSNDSKGAEEAYRKAVSMNANDKDAINNLGIMLFKQGRYEDALPFFQRLYKMSPTPSATLNYAACCSQVGDLKGAVGLWKQYLQKNPARSDVRVEMANAMWQMGERENARAQYASVLQSDPKNVQAMNGLGLYYYQADRLKDAETMFRRSISSKAAYLPPYNNLAVTLERLNKRKEAIALLEKALKMNPDYAEARRNLERMRSAAAQ is encoded by the coding sequence ATGAAGCAATTATTGAAGAATCTTGCAATCCTAGCGGTCCTCATGACCGCCGCGATTGCCCCGGCTCAAAGTGGTGCGGCGGACGATCCCAAGGTTCAGATCGTCGAAGCGGCCAACAAGTACAAGGCCGGAGACTTAGCCGGGGCGATCGGCCAACTCGAAGCTGCCCTCGACAAGTCGCCCGATAACGTGGAGCTTCTTTCCTGGCTTGGCTTCTTCTACATCAAGGACAACGCCAACGCCAAGGCCGTGGCCGTCCTCGAACGAGCCCAGAAGCTGCGTCCGGACGACCTTGAAGTCATGAACAATCTGGGCAACGCCTACCTCGCGGTTGGCAACTCGGAAGGCGCGCTCGACCAGTACCGCATGGTGGTGGAAAAGAAGCCGGACCAAGCCGAAGCTTGGTACAACATCGGCGGCCTCAGCCTGCGAAAGAAGGATTACAAGGGTGCCATCGCTGCTTACAAAAAGGCCATGGAACTCCGACCCGAAGCGGCTGATCCCTTTACTGTGAACAACCTGGGCATCGCCTACGAAGGCAACAACCAGCTGATGGAAGCTGCCGACTGCTACCAAAAGGCAGTCGCCGGCCGACCGGAAGAAGTGCTGTTCAACCGTAACGCCGGGTTCGCTCTGCTCCGCCTGAAGAAGGAAGCCGAAGCCGTCCCCTACCTGGAAGTTGTCGCCAAGAGCGGTCAAGACATGGACGCCACGTTTGCTCTCGCTCAGATTTATCTGAAGCAAGGCAAGAAGGTGGACGCCCTCGAAATGTTTGAGGCGCTGGAAGCCACCAAAGGCAACCAAAGCGACTACTGGTACAACCTCGGCGTGCTTCGCTCGTCGAGCAACGACAGCAAGGGTGCCGAAGAAGCCTATCGCAAGGCCGTTTCGATGAACGCAAACGACAAGGATGCGATCAACAACCTGGGCATTATGCTCTTTAAGCAGGGCCGCTACGAGGACGCATTGCCGTTCTTCCAACGCCTCTACAAGATGAGCCCGACGCCGTCGGCCACGCTGAACTACGCCGCGTGCTGCAGCCAAGTGGGCGACCTTAAGGGCGCCGTTGGACTGTGGAAGCAGTATCTGCAAAAGAACCCCGCTCGCAGCGATGTGCGCGTGGAAATGGCCAACGCCATGTGGCAAATGGGTGAGCGCGAAAACGCTCGCGCCCAGTACGCCTCGGTGCTGCAATCCGACCCCAAGAACGTGCAAGCGATGAACGGGCTCGGTCTGTACTACTACCAAGCCGATCGTCTGAAGGACGCCGAAACGATGTTCCGCCGTTCGATCAGTTCCAAGGCCGCCTACCTGCCGCCTTACAACAACCTGGCCGTGACCCTCGAACGCTTGAACAAGCGCAAGGAAGCCATCGCCTTGTTGGAAAAGGCTCTTAAGATGAACCCCGATTACGCGGAAGCTCGACGCAACCTTGAGCGAATGCGTTCGGCCGCCGCTCAATAA
- a CDS encoding NAD(+)/NADH kinase, whose amino-acid sequence MRIHLLVNARRPDAVEAAGRTVEFLRARQVELASDTEGAPFLDVPAFGPEELGRADLMIAFGGDGTLLRAAHYCSPHPTPILGVYFGRFGFVTQCDPNEVGAALSNFFDGQARLIERMMLKTDLIRDGQVIATLHALNEAVVQRAVTARMLYFEVKVDGHHLTRYPADGVIVATPTGSTAYNLSAGGPICDPDLEAMILAAANPHTLSARPLVLRPNSVVEIRVETRGDVVLSCDGQGRLTMISGDTVRVQRSPFVTTLVSVDDSDFLAKLTEKLLWSKHVDEGASLDA is encoded by the coding sequence GTGCGCATTCACCTTTTGGTGAACGCTCGCCGACCCGACGCGGTCGAAGCAGCGGGACGAACAGTGGAGTTCCTTCGGGCTCGCCAAGTAGAATTGGCGAGCGACACCGAAGGTGCTCCATTTTTGGATGTGCCAGCCTTTGGTCCGGAAGAGCTGGGCCGCGCCGACCTGATGATCGCTTTTGGTGGCGACGGCACACTGCTGCGCGCAGCGCACTATTGTAGCCCGCACCCAACCCCGATTCTCGGCGTGTACTTTGGCCGGTTCGGGTTCGTCACGCAGTGCGACCCTAACGAGGTCGGTGCCGCGCTCAGCAACTTTTTTGACGGGCAAGCCCGCCTCATCGAGCGCATGATGCTGAAGACGGACCTCATTCGCGACGGCCAAGTGATCGCTACCCTGCACGCCCTCAACGAAGCTGTCGTGCAGCGCGCGGTGACCGCTCGTATGCTCTATTTCGAGGTCAAAGTGGATGGGCATCACTTGACGCGCTACCCCGCCGACGGGGTCATCGTCGCCACTCCGACCGGCTCCACCGCCTACAACCTTTCGGCGGGCGGCCCCATTTGCGACCCAGACTTAGAGGCGATGATTCTCGCCGCGGCCAACCCGCACACGCTTTCGGCGCGGCCACTCGTGCTCCGCCCCAACTCGGTCGTCGAAATCCGCGTCGAGACGCGCGGGGACGTCGTGCTTTCTTGCGATGGCCAAGGCCGCCTCACCATGATTAGTGGCGACACCGTGCGCGTGCAACGCTCCCCGTTTGTCACCACACTTGTGAGCGTGGACGACAGCGACTTCCTCGCCAAGCTCACCGAGAAGCTCCTGTGGAGCAAGCACGTGGACGAAGGAGCCAGCCTCGATGCTTGA
- a CDS encoding ABC transporter ATP-binding protein, whose protein sequence is MLEVRDAVVEYKGGFRAVNGVSLSVNAGEVVALVGESGCGKTTLARAILGMQPLTSGEIWLDGERIRREDLARKVGMVWQDPYASLDPRWTIGRSLGEPGRIHGDSVDVPNLMERVGLDPTLHDRLPRQLSGGQRQRVAIGRALALHPALVLLDEPTAALDLSIQAQILNLLRDLQEVEKAAMLYISHDLATVRYIAQRVCVMRQGIIVEAGPTESVFASPQHEYTKTLLAAAPDLERFLAVP, encoded by the coding sequence ATGCTTGAGGTCCGCGACGCGGTCGTCGAGTACAAAGGCGGATTCCGCGCCGTCAATGGCGTGAGTCTCAGCGTCAACGCCGGTGAAGTCGTGGCGCTGGTCGGCGAGTCCGGCTGCGGCAAAACCACGCTGGCCCGCGCGATTCTGGGCATGCAGCCGCTCACGAGCGGCGAGATTTGGCTGGATGGTGAACGCATCCGGCGCGAGGACCTCGCGCGCAAAGTGGGCATGGTTTGGCAAGACCCCTATGCCAGCCTCGATCCCCGCTGGACGATCGGACGAAGCCTCGGCGAACCGGGCCGCATCCATGGCGACTCGGTGGATGTGCCGAACCTCATGGAACGGGTCGGGCTCGACCCAACCCTGCATGACCGTTTGCCGCGGCAGCTTAGCGGCGGTCAGCGACAACGCGTGGCCATCGGTCGAGCCTTGGCTCTGCATCCTGCGCTGGTGTTGCTCGACGAGCCCACCGCGGCGCTGGATCTTTCGATTCAGGCGCAGATTCTCAATCTCCTGCGCGACCTCCAGGAAGTCGAAAAGGCCGCCATGCTCTACATTTCGCATGACCTCGCGACCGTTCGCTACATCGCGCAGCGGGTGTGTGTGATGCGGCAAGGCATCATCGTGGAGGCCGGCCCCACCGAGTCCGTGTTCGCCAGTCCGCAGCACGAGTACACCAAGACGTTGCTTGCCGCCGCGCCCGATCTTGAGCGGTTTTTGGCGGTACCGTGA